The window CAAAAAACTTGCCGACGTCTGCGTCAATATGGTCCTGGAAGGATATTCGTCATATGACTTTGAACTCGCTCCCGAGGTGATTCAGGCCGCGGCGCTCGAAGTCGAGGCTTACAGAGATGAACTGTCGCGGTTTTCAGTCTCCGAGGAGGAGTATGAACGGTATATCCGAAAGCAGAGACATGATGAACCGGTGACAAGATATATAAACAAGGTAAAGGTTGAGAACCATTCTCACGTACGCGACGGGGAGATACTACGGAGGATCTCGTTCATCCCCGGCGACGAATTTGACCTCGACGTGCTCGAGAAGGATCTCGAATATATTCACGAGATGAATGTTTTCGAGACGGTCGATTACCGGCTTGTCGATGAGGGAGGCGAGACGGTACTTCTGATTATCGCGTGGGAGAAGATTTATTCGCCTAATATTCTCAACGCGGGGTACAGTCACCTTGATGATCTTGAAGGGAATGTCGATTTCCAGATCATCAATCGATACACCAGGATGGAGATAAATCGCCTCGGCGGTGAATTCAGGCTCGACACGAGACTTGGGATCTCAAGGTCGATAAAAGCGGAGTTTTACCAGCCGATCGAATTTTCGAGATCGATATTCCTTGCTCCATGGCTCGATGCAGCGACCATCACTCACAATTATTATTCTGGCGATCACAGGGAAGGCGATTACGAGACCAGCAGTCTCGGCGGAGGAGTAGACCTGGGATTTCAGCTCGGAAGGTTTCTTGAACTTCGATGCGGGTTCGAGAGAAGATTGATGAGGACCGACGTTAAAATCGGTAATATATCGGTTCCAGAGGGCGAAAGGACCAAGGTCGGCCTCAGAGCGAGTATCGAATATGATCTGCTCGATGAACTTGATTTCCCTACCTGTGGATCGAGCGTGAGGATGACTTTCTTTTCAGGATCGGAATTATGGGGTGGAAGCAGCGAGTACGAAAAGATATCGTTAGATTTTGCCCAGTTCGCGACATTTAACAGGAATACCTTTTTTATGACTTTTTCCGGCGGGGGAGATTTTGATTCGAAGATCCCGTTCGATGAGGAATTTCTTCTCGGAGGACCACATTCATTTTCGGGGTTGAAACCGGGACAGCTCAGGGGCGACGCTTTCGGTGTCGCAAGGCTTGGTTATTACCGGCCGGTCTATGGCGGAGGGGTAATGTTCAATCCCAGTCTATTCGTTGGATGTTATTTTGAAGCTGGAAATATCTGGCAGGAACAGGAAAGCATATCGGCGGATGGCCTTCTCTATGGGGGATCAGTCTTTATAGGATTGAGGACATTTCTCGCTCCGGCACAGATCAGTTACGGACGGACCGAAAACGGTTATGACAGTTTTTATCTGACCGTCGGGAGGCAGTTCGGTTGTCACTAGGACTACCGGTC of the Candidatus Krumholzibacteriota bacterium genome contains:
- a CDS encoding patatin-like phospholipase family protein → MRPLLMIYRMSAAILLIIFFLPVAAGGAADTTGATDEPGRPKIGLVLGGGGARGPAHIAAIRLLEELRIPVDYIAGTSAGSIVAGLYAVGLSPDEMENVMISMNWADLFSDRRDRRERSFRRKKDDRCDFILAEFGFKDLELIAPIAVVGGQKMQLASKSPFLHTTTDQDFDDLKIPLRTVATDLLTGEEIICSSGSLIHAIRSSMSIPGVFAPVHMDGRYLVDGGLVNILPVDVVKDMGADIIIAVDLGAPIEKADHSSFHSLLEVSDQTTGIMIRKTSEKVKKLADVCVNMVLEGYSSYDFELAPEVIQAAALEVEAYRDELSRFSVSEEEYERYIRKQRHDEPVTRYINKVKVENHSHVRDGEILRRISFIPGDEFDLDVLEKDLEYIHEMNVFETVDYRLVDEGGETVLLIIAWEKIYSPNILNAGYSHLDDLEGNVDFQIINRYTRMEINRLGGEFRLDTRLGISRSIKAEFYQPIEFSRSIFLAPWLDAATITHNYYSGDHREGDYETSSLGGGVDLGFQLGRFLELRCGFERRLMRTDVKIGNISVPEGERTKVGLRASIEYDLLDELDFPTCGSSVRMTFFSGSELWGGSSEYEKISLDFAQFATFNRNTFFMTFSGGGDFDSKIPFDEEFLLGGPHSFSGLKPGQLRGDAFGVARLGYYRPVYGGGVMFNPSLFVGCYFEAGNIWQEQESISADGLLYGGSVFIGLRTFLAPAQISYGRTENGYDSFYLTVGRQFGCH